In Gossypium hirsutum isolate 1008001.06 chromosome A10, Gossypium_hirsutum_v2.1, whole genome shotgun sequence, the DNA window GGTATCCTACTTCCATGTTCTTTTCGAAATATGGATCATCTCAATTCCACCtatgattgaagttatgaaatatgcaacatgctagtacgatctaactatatttttttatgttatactaatgtgagtatttttttttagaacaacaaattTCTTCTCAACCACATTCTAAAGCATTAAATGTTTCCAATTAAAGAGTTTGCGAGCTGTCTATTGTGTTTGTTTCTAGCACTATTCTCTTATATGGTAACATACCCCACGATATGATGTaagaaaaaattttctatttgtaTAATTAGTATTGACCTTATAATATTTGAGTTTACAATCCAAATAATCCgtaactttaattataaaaactttataTAAACTTAATGTGGAGAAAAAATTATGTAGGTTGTATCCCCTTTTTATAATacgtaaattaagtaaaaaaaatataaaatttataatatataacttttataaataaggttttataaattattcaataacttCTATAgcacttcttataaataatataatttttttgttataattttagaaagttattttttataaatatattatgattaaaaattataacattcTTTTTATGATTAAGTATATTATTTTATAGTATATAACATGCACACACAAATAATTTATGCCCATATTTCTTagtcataaatttttataaataaatatattataacactttttttattatgtaaattatttttttatattaagctTTTTGGGAAATAAATTTAGgacttaaataatataatttttttagtatttataatataataaattttgtcatAACCATCCCAACTATGAGctcatatttataatatatattttttaacttgtaGATTTTCTCTTAAATTAGATTTGAGTGTAATTACTTGAGTAATTACTTCAATTCTTACCCttcatcaaaaattgaaaagtttaaataaaatgcTCCAATTACACTCAATTCGATAAGAATTATAAACAATTACacctaaattcaattcaattcaattattaTGACTTTTCAAATACTATATTTTGGATACCTTATTTTGTATTAAAATGCGCCTCGTCCATCTAGCTCTCGCAAGTTGATAATTAATGCATCAATTACatggaatttatttcttttttaattttctaattctAATTTACCACTATGTCGAATTTAGTTTTATCATTATTTGTAAAAAGAAATAATTTCTTCAGTGATCTGTCATTTGCACTTTACATTAAGGTGAGGAAGTTGGAATGGTAGAATCATAGCCACAATGGGAAAGAGTATGTACGTGTATGTAGGAATGTATGTCTATTTACGCCAAACAGTGGTTGGCTCCCTTAGGAATCTAGCTCCCTAGGGTGAAACGTTCCTTTTCCAAAATGGACCACATTGGTTAAAGGATCTTTGcccataaattaattaatgatgtCAAACTTCCCTTCCTGCCTTTCGTTTTTTATGCAAGGTAAACAAACATCAAGAAGCGAACCTTACTACCCCCAACGGAACAGTGGGATGGCTTTCCTGCTCTGTTTCGCCAGCAATGGCAAGTGTTAGCCCTCCATGCGGAAGATGTAGAaggtaaagaaagaaagaaatgatcATACCAATACTCTCCATACAGAAATAGGTTTCTTAATTTCCAAATCTTTTATTTCGCTTAATGTGAACAAGACCAAGCTTCCACGAAGTGAAAACAGCTCAACAGTGAACAAAGAGTAGATAAAAGAAAAAGGTATCACCAAACTTCAGGGCGGAGCTCACCGGTTGCAGGGGGCATCCATCTCCCAGAATTGTATACATTTTCGCCTACTTTCCAACCAGGGACATCCTTCATCACCTCCGCCTCATACTCGAGATACTTCTTCCACTCTTTGACAAATCTAAATAATGCAAGCAAGCATGCAAACATAGAAATATTCAATGCACTTTAGCTATGCAAGGGAATTGGAGTAGTCTGGATCATTAAATACCTTTCATCTTCTTCAGCTTGAAGAACAGGCAATACTGCTCTACGTGCAGCAAACTTTTCTTCCTTCAGTGCCCTGCAAAATGTAAATATTTCAGGCCTTCTTTCTAAAATGAAGAAGATAAATTTGCATTTGGcatatctattcaatttagtttctatATTAAAAACTAAATCATGGCAAGAGAATGGATATAAAACAGCAGCACTGTGCAGGGtatctgaaataaaaaaaaaaaaacaaaaaaggaacaCAATCGTCAACtgtcaatctattaatttagatttgaaacattcatttcacaaaacATCActttaaataaagagaaaagcAATTAATTTCTTTACTGGAGCATCAAAGAAGTCCACCCTTCTATCAGCCAAAAGTTGGATCAAGTAAATAGAATTTGCCTCCTTAACAGCTCAGCACTGACTGTAGCCGATAGGGTTTGCTTGGTAAGTTCAAATGATACAATGCAACCAAACTAGGTAGAGTTTGCAGAAAATCAATAGAATTATGGTCGACAGCAAGCAAGAAAGAAGTTGGAACTATAGAAAAGTAGGTGATAAAAAACCTCTAGTTTCTCTCTATTTGTTCATAGAAAATAATTAGAATAATAGTATTGTCTATAAAGCTCACAACTTATCTATACTAAGCTTTCTTGCAAATAAGTTTTATTTCTAGCCCTAGATTTAAATCCTGATCCTAGCCGTCTATCTTACTAAGCTTTCTTGCAACTAAGTTTTATTCCTAACCCTAGATTTAAACCCTAAAGATAACTAACAATCCCAGCCATCTATCATATGTCTAATAATTAATAGAAaagacaaataataaaataacatagtaATAAAGCTCAAGCATTGTTCACCCAAGCTTGGAAAACTCGAGTCCAGCGCGAAAACTTTTATCACTTCAACCATAGTCTATAACATACACAACATCATCTATGTTGGTGCTACATTATGCAATCTTAGTCGCCAAAACAATTTCACTTGTTAGGCAGAGGATGGTCAAATATTTCTTGTTGGTTAATGGTGCATAGAACCATgtagaggaaaaataaaaaacttgGTAAGATTCCCAAGAAAGCTGATCACTTTTATCTTGACAAGGAGCTAAAAGTATCATCATCCCAGCCTGCGAGGAAAACAATATACCTTCATAatggaaaatatgtttaattaggCCTCCACCATACCAAAAATCAATCTGTGAACCAAACCATGCTTCAACTAAATATCTTGTAGATGCAATGCGCTTCTTCCATTCAGGTTCAGTGCCAATATCCTCAAAAAAGGAGTCAAATCATCTTTCTTCAAATCCGTTTCTTCCCTCTTTGTGGATTGCCTTTAAAATTGTCAAACACTGATTTAATACTACAAGGAGTTTTCTGCAACACATCCTCCAAAAATAACTCCAACAATGGAAAAGCCAACCCAAATACGTGAATAGTTGAGCAATTCCCGAAGGTTTAGAAAACAAATCAGCATTGCTGGTCGTGCCGTCAAAATAACATGCAAGTCCAGATGCCAAGGAAGACGGTCACACAAAATTATTACCAAAAAGACCTCATTCTTACCTTTTTTATGAATTTCATCCACTAGCAACTGATTCACAACATTCAAATCTTGGTCTTGAACCAAGTAACATGCCAATAGCAAAAATCAAGGGCCGTGTTTGAGTGAAGCACTTTGACTCTAAGAGAATCTGGTATCCATTGTTTCACCAAGATTTTCTTCCTTTTCTGAGGATATTCTAGCACAATTTGTTTCTCCTGAAACCACTAGAACCTGGTTTTCAACTACAGCTTTCAGAAACATAGCTTTCACATCGAATGCAAGCAGTTTTTCTCTACAAGACTACATCACCATTACACTGTTACTTGCCTCCAAgctttcttgctttttcttgagATCAGTAATGACTTCTCCCTTGGAAGATTCTGTTTCATTTATAGAAACCAAAGCAGTTATTTTTACATCAAGCTATAATTTTATGGCTTCCTTACTAGATGCCATTCCAAAGCCATCAACCAACCTTTGTGTTTTGCAATATCAAGAAGATTTCTGACCCACCTCCAATCCTCCCCTTCTTCTGAGGGTTTGCCTGTCACCCCTCTATCCAGACAACCAAAGATTCTCCTTTAACTGGATTCAAATCAATTTCTTCCCTTTTTTCAAGATATTCATCATAAATGAGTTCTAACATATCATAATCTTGCTCTGAAGCATGCATCATGCCATGAAAATCAGCAACTTCAACATTAGTCCCACTCTTGTTTAATTCAAGAGCATGGACCAACCACTCCTTCAACCCACCTTGTACTGCAAGGTTTGCGGATTAAGCATCATGAAAGAGGTTTTCTTCCTGTCCAAAATCAGATTTATTAGCAAGACCATCTTCCGATATGTCAAAATGGTTCTAGGCACCTTCCAAAATTTCCATCTAGGTTTCCACTTGTTCCTGTCGCACCCTTGCATAAACTACACATGACAATTATTCAATAGCATGTCACATCATTGCAGCCAGTTTTGTTTTGTGACCCTAATTTCCTCATCCTTGACCTCTAGCTCGTCCAACCATAGCTTAAAAGCAAACCCTTATATAAACACTAAGATCCAATTAGGCTTCAATGCCAAAATTTAAGTGGTTTAGGGAGAAatattagtaaataaatagaattaggGCTGAGCAAACGAGTAAGAAATAAGTCAGACCACTAGCAAACATAGGTCATGAAAAGCCTCTAGTTTCTCTATattatttcaaagaaaaaaaaacaatgttgTCAGTaaaacttattatttatttatactagGCTTTcttgcaaataaaattttattattagccCAAGAATTAAACCCCAAATTAACAATCCTAGCAATCTGTCATATATTTGATAGTTAATaagacaaaataataaaataacacaaTAGTAAAGATCTTGCATCATGCAGCCTCAAGTATCAACGTTTATTAATACCTAAATTTAGCTCATACTTTGATAGTTACACTATTTatcttaaataaatcaaaataagggAATCTAAAGCATATCTCCAAAACAGAACAGATTTGAGCTTATTCGTTTTATGTTATTTATCTAGTGCATGCAATTTTGGCTATGTCTCTTTATCAAAAAGATCAATTCAACTATTGATGCATAGAGAATCTCAAGCTTCCTCAACCCTTGCCTAAGTTATAGATTATCCACGAATGGCTAGCTAAATGGAAAAGGTACAACATCTTGCCTAAAAGTGCCCCATCTGGAAAAGCTATTGCACCTAATTGCATCAAGTTTCATTTTTCCAACCCTTGAACATGAAAAGGAAAACTCAGATAATTCATGCTTAAATCTAGAAGCCTCATTTCCCAAAGAGTCTGAGATGGTCACAAATCAAGAAAATGCAAAAAGCCAACCAAATTGTGCAGTTTATTTACCACCCAATATTATTGGTATTAGTACCTGGTATTAGTACCTATAATCGTGCAGTCTGGAAATAACCCCAAAATACCTATGCTCAATGCAACATATAATGTGGTTTAAAGTGAAATCTGCAAATGAATCCATTCCAAAACAATTAAGCATTAGAATCAATACTAGTGCCTAGAGCACACCTTGGTCCATTGACAACACTGCTTTAAAATCAATAAGCAACAATTTGAATGATCATTCAAGCACTCTAATTGATTTATATGAGACCAACAATTAGAAGATCAACAATTCATCATCAACGCATAAAAGAATATCATGTTCAGATACAATCTCCTCTATATTAAATGCACATGCTAGTTTCAACAAATCTCCAAATCCTTGTTAACATTTCCGGTTTAAATGCAACAAAACTTATGGATATACTATGAATGTTAGCAAAttacaaaaataagaaaatagataGGCTCTTGAAATTTTCATGCCTTGCCCATATGTCATGACCAAATAATAGCATCACCAGCAAATTGTTGTATCTGAACATATCTTTTCTGAACATATCTTTCCTTTTTCCTCTCCTACCAGCGTCTTCATAGGGTACATGATAAATACCATTGGAAAGAACTGGCAACCCTTAACCGATTGTTTTGCCTTGTGAAATACTAACAAAATACTAAACTAAGTAAAGAGGCAGACTCATGAAATTATCACGAATATGTCAGGAACAACTAATAACTTTTGTCAGGGAATTGTTTATCAGAACATTGCCTTTCCTTTTCCCCTTCTACCAGCTTCTTCATAGGTTACATGAGACAAAGTCATTTGAAAGAACCAGGAATCCTGAACTAGTTGTTTGCAATGTGAAATACTAAATTAATTACTACAATCAGTACATATGTGGACTCCTGAAATTACTAAACTTGGATATAGGCAGGCAGCAGGCTCATAAAATCATCATGCATTGTCAATATGATAGAACCAAATAATAATACTGTCAGCAAACCACTGTATCTCAACCATCTTTCCTTTTCCGCTCCCATCAAACTTCTTCAGAAGAAATATACTAAAAGCCATTTGAAAGAACCAGCAAATATGAACGAAATATCATACCAAGAATCAGCAGAATCCTCCACATTTCCAAGGCTcatttgatataaaaaattaaattaaattaaatctatCCAATAAACAAGGACAGATAAAGACCCACATATAAATTAAACAACAGATCAAGATCTAACTCCAAGCTCCATAATAAGCTAAAAAAGTCTTCAATCCCATCAAAAGCTTTCTATCTACTAAAAGAGGTAAACGCAAATATACATAAATCATAATGAGTTGATAAAAATCATTTCAAGCAACCCAATAAACGAACAGATTAAATATACTCAATGTaaactgaaaaaaaaatgaaaacctagATTAGAATATGAAGAAAAGAAGGTAAAATTAAGGATTTTTCCAGAGAGAATAAAAGGCAAGGACCTGCGGATCTTGTTCCCTTGGCCGATTTGGTACATTCCATAAGAGAAGGCACCAAAAGCAGCGAGAAATATAGCCATAGCACTTGGGCCCTTGTTGGGTATCCGACGGGCGTATCTGACGGGGGCGAACCCACCCGGAGGGGGCCCATCTTGGAGAAGTGGCATGTCCTTCACACTCGCCATTCCTGGCTTCTCCCTTATCACTGCCTCAGTCATCTGCCCTTGTTTTTCTGTATCGAGAGAGAGTGTGTGTGCAAATTGCAGAAAGTGGTGGTGGCGTTATAGAGGGTTGTTTGTTTGAGCTTGGGTCCGTCTTAGGCTACGCCACTTGGTGGGCTTATTTCCGAGTGCAGGTCTATTTTGTGGTGTCACCTAAAAGTAACATAACAGTCCCTATGTTATACCACATACTGCATTTTGGTCcctttacaaattggtccttgtagatgtcttatttttcccttttatatgtaaggtataataaaaattttaattctcaacttttacacatttattcaatgaAGCCTTTACTTTTTTATTTGAAACAATTTGACTCTCAATCTTTCAAAACTGATAcgacattattttattttatacaccAAGCTagctattaatttaaaaaattatattaaatatttaaaatatttgaaaaattaaaaatttcatgaataaaACTTATAATTCAAAAAGGCtctttgaattaaaaaatttattaaaaaaagttaaattttcaaaattaatgcaAAAGTTTTTCAACTTTGTAATATAACtgtaaaagaattttaatttttaaaattaaatatatttaaaaattctaaattatgaaaaagattaaaaaaatcttCAAACAAAAAACAagctttcttttatatatatatatatactataaagTCAATTTGACCTTAAAATAAAGAataggttaaattctgctattagtctttatattttgtaaaagatgtagttttagtctctatactttaacTTGATCACTTTTAGTCCATGTTCTTTTCGAGTTGATCAATTTTAATACTTGTACTtttctaattttcaatttttaatcttAACCCAAATAGTAGCAAtcaaatttgtttggttaaattcaattactaataTTGTCTTATATGTACAATAGTAGATTTAGTCAATATTCTCTAATTGGATCATTTCaagcccctatacttttcaaaatttgaaacttCAGTCTTTACACAAATGGCAATTATTAattcattatattaatttttagtgagtaatatgttgTATGCATGAGTGCATGTGGTCTCGTAAAGCAACCGTATGTTTGTATATAGAGCATATATTGTGCTGCATGGTTGTGTTGATGTGTGTTAAGCACGTAAAAAGTATGATTCGGTTATGGGTATAAGTAAAGTCTACATGAATGAGTACTTATGTTATATGTATGATGCATGATTGAAAATGTTGAAGAAATAGAGGTTTGACAGAGTGTCGAGAAATTATGTGATATGATATTTGACTTTGTGGTGGTATTCGACAAAGTTTGTCGAGATAATAAATATGAACTTTGGTATAGAAAATCTAAAGAAAGACCATGGCCATGGCATATTCTAGAAAGGGCAGATGGACCACATTTATCTACTAGGGTTTTTGCATGTCATAAGGTGATGATAGTCAATCCTCATGCGATGATGAGTTTAGGTAAATCTATATTGCAAACACAACAAATCATGTGGTGCCTTGGTGGCAATCAAACAGAGCCTTTTTAGGCAAGTTATTGTGAAGCCTTTGCAACATATTCTGAGGAGCCTTTTTGGCATATTCTGTGGAGCTTTTGTGGCATATTTTGTAATGCCtaaatggctagtaatggttagTCGCCATCGTGGAGAAGTTTGGTTATTCATTGAAGTATTTTCTGAAGTTTACTTTACGGTGTCTTGATCATGGCTTTGCTATAGTAATCTGTCAGAAAGAGAACACAGTGTCCTCAAAAGTATGGACTATGTAAGTCTCCGCCAAGTTTGAGCAAATCCACATTCTGTAAAGAGGTTATTTGATTCTATGGTATTTGCCAAACTTGGGCATTCTTACAGTTTGTAAGAAAATTATCTTAAGTTATAATGAATGACTTAAATGTCGAATTCATTAgaataaattcattatttttgtaacaccctttacccgtattcgacgctaaaacagggtacgaggtattatcagacaaacataagcaaatatacaaaatcgagacgtaaatttccatcccaatttaaaacttttcatttacattcatatcgtccctaaaacaagcctacgaggcccaaaacatacattggaagcggttcaggactaaaccaagaactttggaaaatttcataacacttagaaaatttttcatgttttaagagtcACATGCCCgggtggcttgggacacgctagtgtgggtaggccgtgtggtcacacacgcccgtgtccctaacccatgtaactctctgtttgtcacccaagaacaaatggaagtcacacagccaaggcatacgcccgtgtgcttaggccgtgtggccgatttaattttcatatttttttataaaataggtgtagacttcacacggccagggcacacgcccgtgttcgaggcTGTGtcgtccacacggctgagacacacacccgtgtactcaattctgagcattctgttttgcaacaattaaggtgcaggtGACACACGGCtagaacacacgcccatgggaacgcttgtgtcacacacggcctagacacacgcctgtgtgtctacccgtgtgcacaaaaataaggctatttacctagtcattttgtcacccttttatgcatacacctacacaacaaaacataacaccaatccaagcaattacaatcgaccaattcagccacaatcaagacatccacacatcattcacattctaccatttaccacatacaaacatcacatacttattagctttaatcatgcaaactttcacatccatgaaaacctcatcatatgcataaatacttaaaccaatattagccaatttcatatggccatttacaaaatgaattatcaaccaatataggccaacacattaggccaaattaattatgacacataataaaataaccaagtccctatacatgtcataactcaaagtattgaaatcattggtacccaaaatattaagttgatagtGCGACTAgatctccgacaatctccaatccccgagctggcttggtgacactataaacaagggaaaagaaagggagtaagctataaagctttgtaagttccatgcaaataataggcatcataaacatacatttaacatacaattaacattatgaaaattggcataaatattattaagatcttataatcataacatactcaatcataaccttactaagggttcatcacataacgaGCTCATTTCGTATGAGTTTTACGTAAATACCTGAGTCATCTCGAAATAGATTACATacaattcatctttgacataatcgttaaattacccgttgaaccacttgaattgctaaaggatactcgggagtcTTGTACACtcggtaccataccaatgccatatcccagatatggtcttacatgtaatctcatatcgatgccaatagcctaactatggtcttacacaaaatctcatattGGTGCCaaatcccagatatggtcttacaagaAGTCTCATactgatgtcatatcccagatatggtcttacacataaactTAGTAactctaatgtcatgacatttgtatcctatctatttctaaggttcaacggTATTTCACTCTTGTCGTAACTTTGTCGAACACGCTCGATGGTTGATCATAATTCATAGAAtagtaaagcatttaaaatataattaaagcaatgcattatttacgtaagaacttaccttggtacaaaaatagtaggaaatggacctaatcttcaaatactttgtttttcctttcagtctaggtccgaacctcatttctcttgatctataataacaaatttaactcatttattaatcacattactcaattcagtccaaaacttAGATTATGACAaaatttgacatatttacattttagtccctaggctcgtaaaatgaaatctattcaatttcatcaagacccaagcctagctgaacctctttcatgcttataacagctcacattttccatttaatcacacttttttacacattttgaaatctttttacaaataggtcctttttgctaaattgagcgtcaaaatttttgaacgaatttttcacgaaatcattccgtaaaACTGCAAaccatgaaaatgtaataaaaaccaGTTTTACTACGTTatattcgtggtcccgaaaccattgttccgactaggcccaaaattgggctgtcaTAACTCTccttcctttagggattttcgtccccaaaattcttaccagaaaataggtttgggtactgttttcttaTAACCTCCTCGAGTTCCCACTTAGCCTCTTCAACCTCATGTTGTTGTCATAACACTTTTAGggctatactcttatttctcaactgtttaacctcccgagctaagatcttgatcggttcttcaccatatgtcatattcggtcgaatctcaatctttgatggggaaatcacatgtgaaggatcagaacaatatcatcgcaacatcgacacatgaaacacattatgaatcctttcaACTCtctggtaaagctaaccgatatgctactggccctattctttcgataACTTTATACGACCCAATGAaatgtggactcaacttgcctttacggccaaatctcagaatcttcttccacggagatgcctttagaaatactttatcatcgatctgaaattcaatctcttttcttttcaaatccgcgtatgacttttgtcgatctgaagctactttcaagcaatcacgaattacctttacttttttcttcggtttctctaaccaaatcaaccccgtgaatctgtttctcacttagctcggtccaatacaaaggtgttcgacacttgcagccatacaatgcctcacaaggcgccatctttatactcaattgaaaactgttgttataaacAAACTCGACtaatggtagatatttttcccaactaccctcaaattctagaacacaacatcgaagcatatcttcgagtacctaAATCGTTCTTTCGGACTGACCATCGATTTGTGGATGAAAtacggtactaaagttcaacttcgtatccaaagcttcttgcaacttcttccaaaaccttgaagtaaacctcggatctttaTCAGAAATAATGACATAGGCACTCTGTACAATCTCACAATCTCcgaaatgtacaattcaactaacttatcaagtgagtaattagtacatatcaatataaaatgagccgatttcgttaatctatcaacaacaacccagacgacatctttctttttcaaagtcaaaggcaaacccgttACAAAGTTCATcataattctatcccatttccactcgggtaccatcactggctgaagtaaacccaaatacacttggtgtttagctttcactttttgaaaaatcaaacagctcgaaacaaactctgaaatatcccgtttcatacctgaccactaATACAatgttttcaaatcattatacatttttgtactgcctaGAGGCACAGATAAACagccattatgtgcttcatgaagaattttctgaacaAGCTCATCATTTTTTGGTGCACAAATTCTGTCTCGGagcatcaaacaatcatcggatccgatatgaaaatctgaatcactacCCAATTCACAAtgagctcttttggcttgcaattcactgtcacatttctaagcttcacaaatttgttaaaggaataacggtctagctcttaacttggctaaaatcgaaccattatTGGACAAATTCAACCatgtattcattgctctcaaatcaAACAAAGTCTTTCTAGTCAACGTATCtgcgactacatttgccttacccgggtggtaatcaattacTAGCTCGTAATCCTTCAATAACTTGAGCCATCTCTGTTGCTGctagttcaaatctttctgagtcatcaagtattttaaattCTTATGATCAGTAAAGTTATGGCATCTCTCactgtacaaatgatgtctccaaatttttaaagcaaacacaaaattcggctaattccaaatcatgcgttggataattcttctcgtacggtttcaactgtctcgaggcataagctatcactttgccctcttacatcaacacacatcctaatccattcagtgacacgtcactataaatcacaaattcttttcaCGGCTCTAGTTGTACTAAAACTGGTGCCTCAGCCAATAATGCTTTTAACTTctcgaaactttgctgacatttttcggacccattcaaatttaacatctttttgcaaaaAATTGGTCATAAGagtagcaatcattgaaaatcctttgacaaattgtcagtaataaccggctaagcctaaaaaCCTTATAACATCGGATACGTTCCTTGGCGGTTTCTAATCAACAATTGctgagatcttacttggatcaacatggataccatcacctgaaacaatatgtcccaaaaatctgacttctcggagccaaaactcacttttactaaatttagcaaacaactacttatctctcaaagtctgtaatacCATCCTTAAGTACTTGGCATGCCTGGACTCGTCtcgag includes these proteins:
- the LOC107914879 gene encoding NADH dehydrogenase [ubiquinone] 1 alpha subcomplex subunit 13-B isoform X2 encodes the protein MTEAVIREKPGMASVKDMPLLQDGPPPGGFAPVRYARRIPNKGPSAMAIFLAAFGAFSYGMYQIGQGNKIRRALKEEKFAARRAVLPVLQAEEDERFVKEWKKYLEYEAEVMKDVPGWKVGENVYNSGRWMPPATGELRPEVW
- the LOC107914879 gene encoding NADH dehydrogenase [ubiquinone] 1 alpha subcomplex subunit 13 isoform X1, with the translated sequence MGPLRVGSPPSDTPVGYPTRAQVLWLYFSLLLVPSLMECTKSAKGTRSADFTLNHIICCIEHRYFGVISRLHDYRALKEEKFAARRAVLPVLQAEEDERFVKEWKKYLEYEAEVMKDVPGWKVGENVYNSGRWMPPATGELRPEVW